A single genomic interval of Peribacillus sp. FSL H8-0477 harbors:
- a CDS encoding DUF2584 domain-containing protein produces the protein MGMPMELNTMIVTKGREEREEENIFRLKKEGYRLYPIDIPLDIRKTIESESSGTAVIQKVEWQNEATTITYKLISLKSTN, from the coding sequence ATGGGCATGCCTATGGAATTAAATACGATGATCGTTACTAAAGGACGGGAAGAACGCGAGGAAGAGAATATCTTCCGGTTGAAAAAAGAAGGGTATCGTTTATACCCAATCGATATTCCACTCGATATCCGTAAGACGATCGAAAGTGAATCAAGCGGAACTGCGGTCATCCAAAAAGTAGAATGGCAGAATGAAGCAACTACGATTACATACAAATTA